The Fibrobacter sp. region TTTCGTCGTGAGCCTTGAGCTTCTTGGTGGTGGTCATGATTTTGTTGTACATGGGATGACGCTTGCGGTTTTCAACCACAACCGTGATGGTCTTGTCCATCTTGTCGGAAGCGACAACACCCTGCTTGACTTTACGAAGGTTTCTATCCATTTCCTGCTCCTGCCGGCTTATGCCTTGGCCTTTTCGCTGAGGATGGTCTTGATTCGGGCGATTTCCTTACGGGCGGCCTGAATCATAGAGGGTTTTTCCAAATTACCGAGCTTCGCAGTCATGCGGTAATTGAACAAATCGAGATTCAACTGAGCCAGCTTTTCCTTGAGCTGGGCCACGTCGAGAGCTCTCAGTTCATTTTTCAAGTCACGAGCCTTCATTAGATCTCCGATTCTTCGATGATTTTGCACTTAAGGGGGAGCTTCTGAGCTGCGACATGGAGAGCTTCCATGGCGAGTTCACGTTCGACACCACCCATTTCGAAAATGATGCGACCCGGGAGAATCACGGCGACCCAGAATTCCACAGCGCCCTTACCCTTACCCATACGGGCTTCGGCAGGGTGACGGGTAATCGGCTTGTCGGGGAACACGCGGATCCACACGCGACCGCCGCGCTTGATCTTACGGGTCATAGCGATACGGGCAGCTTCGATTTGGCGAGCCGTCAGCCAGCACTTTTCAAGAGCCTGAATGCCGAATTCGCCGAAGGCCATGTAGTTGCCGCGAGAAGCGACACCCTTCATACGGCCCTTCATCTGCTTACGATGTAATGTTCTTTTAGGACTCAGCATAATTACTTCTCTCTCTTGTTGTCGGACATGACGTCCTTACCAATCTTTTCACCGTGCATGATCCACACCTTGATACCGATGGCACCATAGACGGTCTTAGCAATCGATGTCGCGTAGTCGATATCGGCGCGGAGAGTGTGCAGAGGCACGCGGCCTTCGGCATACTTTTCGACGCGGGCAATTTCGGCACCGCCGAGGCGGCCACCGCACTGCACCTTGATACCTTCCACACCCAGGCGCATGGCGGACTGGATGGCGCGCTTCATGGCGCGACGGAAGGAGATACGCTTTTCGAGCTGGCGGGCGATGTTCTCAGCGACGAGCTTGGCATCCGTTTCCGGGCGCTTGATTTCGTGCACGCTGATGAAAATTTCCTTACCGGTGAGGAACTGGAGTTCGCTCTTCACGCGCTCGAGTTCTTCGCCCTTCTTGCCGATGACGATACCCGGGCGGGCGGTAAAGAGGTTCACGTTCACCTTCTTGACGGTACGTTCGATGCCGACCTTGGAGAGGGAGGCATGTTCAAAACGCTTCATCAAGTAGCGACGGAGGGTGATGTCTTCATAAAGAAGATCGGCAAAGTTGTCTTCGGCATACCACTTGGATTCCCAACCGCGGATAACGCCAAGACGAAGACCATTAGGATGAGTTTTGTGACCCATTGTTATTTCTCCTTGTCTGCGACGACGACGGTGAGGTGGGTGAGCGGCTTTTCGATACGGAAAGCGCGGCCCTGGGAACGCGGGTGAATACGCTTCATGATCGTGCCACCATCAGCGGCGATGGTCTTGATCACGAGTTCTTCAGCGGCAACCGGAGCGGCAGACTTCTGCTTGAAGTTTGCGACAGCGGACTTGAGGGCGTTCTCGACAATCGGGGCACCCTTGGTCTTAGTGTGGAGAATGGAGAGCATTGCGAATGCTTCGTCAACACGCTTGCCACGGACCAGGTCCACAACGCGGCGGAGCTTGCGCACACCGTAACGGACGTTTTTCACTTTAGCAACAGCTTGCATTATTTCTTACCTCCAGCGGTTTCCGTCTTGCGGTGGCCACGGAACGTACGGGTCATAGCGAATTCGCCGAGCTTATGGCCGACCATGTTTTCAGAAACATAGACCGGGAGGAACTGCTTTCCGTTGTACACGGAGAAGGTAAGTCCGACCATATCCGGAACGATTGTGGAACGACGGGACCAGGTCTTGATCGGCTGCTTCTTGTCGGAGCCAGCCATTGCCTGGGCCTTGCTTAGAACGTGGGAATCCACGAAAGCACCTTTCTTAAGGGATCTCGACATGAATTAGGCCCTCTTCTGACGACGGCGCACGATGTACTTATCGGTACGCTTATTGTTAC contains the following coding sequences:
- the rpsQ gene encoding 30S ribosomal protein S17 codes for the protein MDRNLRKVKQGVVASDKMDKTITVVVENRKRHPMYNKIMTTTKKLKAHDENNEAGEGDLVEIMETRPLSATKRWRLVRIVEKKK
- the rpmC gene encoding 50S ribosomal protein L29, whose translation is MKARDLKNELRALDVAQLKEKLAQLNLDLFNYRMTAKLGNLEKPSMIQAARKEIARIKTILSEKAKA
- the rplP gene encoding 50S ribosomal protein L16 translates to MLSPKRTLHRKQMKGRMKGVASRGNYMAFGEFGIQALEKCWLTARQIEAARIAMTRKIKRGGRVWIRVFPDKPITRHPAEARMGKGKGAVEFWVAVILPGRIIFEMGGVERELAMEALHVAAQKLPLKCKIIEESEI
- the rpsC gene encoding 30S ribosomal protein S3, with amino-acid sequence MGHKTHPNGLRLGVIRGWESKWYAEDNFADLLYEDITLRRYLMKRFEHASLSKVGIERTVKKVNVNLFTARPGIVIGKKGEELERVKSELQFLTGKEIFISVHEIKRPETDAKLVAENIARQLEKRISFRRAMKRAIQSAMRLGVEGIKVQCGGRLGGAEIARVEKYAEGRVPLHTLRADIDYATSIAKTVYGAIGIKVWIMHGEKIGKDVMSDNKREK
- the rplV gene encoding 50S ribosomal protein L22, coding for MQAVAKVKNVRYGVRKLRRVVDLVRGKRVDEAFAMLSILHTKTKGAPIVENALKSAVANFKQKSAAPVAAEELVIKTIAADGGTIMKRIHPRSQGRAFRIEKPLTHLTVVVADKEK
- the rpsS gene encoding 30S ribosomal protein S19, which codes for MSRSLKKGAFVDSHVLSKAQAMAGSDKKQPIKTWSRRSTIVPDMVGLTFSVYNGKQFLPVYVSENMVGHKLGEFAMTRTFRGHRKTETAGGKK